In Rahnella variigena, one DNA window encodes the following:
- a CDS encoding peroxiredoxin C — translation MVLVTRPAPDFTAAAVLGSGEVVENFNFKKHTAGKPTVIFFWPMDFTFVCPSELIAFDHRYEEFQKRGVEVVGVSFDSEFVHNAWRNTPVEKGGIGPVKYAMVADIKREIQKAYGIEHPDAGVALRGSFLIDKEGVVRHQVVNDLPLGRNIDEMLRMVDALQFHEEHGEVCPAQWEKGKKGMGASPDGVAKYLTENASNL, via the coding sequence ATGGTTCTGGTAACTCGTCCAGCCCCTGACTTCACCGCAGCAGCAGTTCTCGGTAGCGGCGAAGTAGTTGAAAACTTCAACTTCAAAAAACACACTGCAGGCAAACCTACTGTTATCTTCTTCTGGCCAATGGACTTCACTTTCGTATGTCCTTCTGAGCTGATCGCTTTCGATCACCGTTACGAAGAATTCCAGAAACGTGGCGTAGAAGTGGTAGGCGTGTCCTTCGACTCCGAGTTCGTTCACAACGCATGGCGTAACACCCCTGTTGAGAAAGGCGGTATCGGTCCTGTTAAATACGCGATGGTTGCTGACATCAAACGCGAAATTCAGAAAGCCTACGGTATCGAACATCCGGACGCTGGCGTTGCACTGCGCGGCTCTTTCCTGATCGACAAAGAAGGCGTTGTTCGTCACCAGGTAGTGAACGATCTGCCACTGGGTCGTAACATCGACGAAATGCTGCGTATGGTTGACGCACTGCAATTCCACGAAGAGCACGGCGAAGTGTGCCCGGCTCAGTGGGAAAAAGGCAAAAAAGGTATGGGCGCTTCTCCGGACGGCGTGGCTAAATACCTGACAGAAAACGCGTCAAACCTGTAA
- the proY gene encoding proline-specific permease ProY, translated as MQQEAEQPTAQNEAPGTKLKRGLTTRHIRFMALGSAIGTGLFYGSADAIKMAGPSVLLAYLVGGIIAFIIMRALGEMSVHNPQSGSFSRYAQDYLGPMAGYITGWTYCFEILIVAIADVTAFGIYMGVWFPDVPQWTWVLSVVLIIGAINLVSVKVFGELEFWFSFFKVLTIIIMIVAGFGIIFWGIGNGGQATGIHNLWSNGGFFSQGIMGTILSLQLVMFAYGGIEIIGITAGEAENPKQSIPKAINSVPLRILVFYVGTLFVIMSIFPWNQVGTQGSPFVLTFQHMGITAAAAILNFVVITASLSAINSDVFGVGRMLHGMAEQGQAPKMFSKVSRLGTPWVTVLVMMAALLVAVYLNYIMPSNVFLVIASLATFATVWVWIMILFSQIGFRRKLSKQQVKELEFPLRGGVYTSVFGIIFLVFIIGLIGYFPDTRISLYVGMVWVVALLVGYAFKLRNDRKKQALALNNKA; from the coding sequence ATGCAGCAAGAAGCTGAACAACCAACAGCGCAGAACGAAGCGCCGGGCACGAAATTAAAACGTGGCCTGACAACGCGCCATATTCGCTTTATGGCACTGGGATCAGCCATCGGAACCGGACTGTTTTATGGCTCGGCAGATGCCATCAAAATGGCGGGCCCGAGTGTATTGCTGGCGTATCTGGTCGGCGGGATCATTGCGTTTATCATCATGCGCGCCCTCGGTGAGATGTCCGTTCACAACCCGCAGAGCGGTTCATTCTCCCGTTATGCGCAGGATTATCTCGGGCCGATGGCGGGTTACATCACCGGCTGGACGTATTGTTTCGAAATCCTGATCGTCGCCATCGCCGATGTGACGGCATTCGGCATTTATATGGGCGTCTGGTTCCCGGATGTGCCGCAATGGACCTGGGTGCTCAGCGTGGTGCTGATTATCGGCGCGATCAATCTGGTCAGCGTGAAAGTCTTCGGCGAGCTGGAGTTCTGGTTCTCCTTCTTCAAAGTACTGACCATCATCATCATGATCGTGGCAGGCTTTGGCATTATTTTCTGGGGCATTGGTAACGGCGGACAGGCCACCGGTATCCACAATCTGTGGAGCAACGGCGGCTTCTTCAGCCAGGGTATCATGGGGACGATTCTGTCACTCCAGCTGGTGATGTTTGCTTACGGCGGCATTGAGATCATCGGCATCACAGCCGGTGAAGCTGAGAATCCAAAGCAATCCATTCCGAAAGCCATCAACTCTGTTCCGCTGCGTATTCTGGTGTTTTACGTGGGTACGCTGTTTGTGATTATGTCCATTTTCCCATGGAATCAGGTGGGGACGCAGGGCAGTCCGTTCGTTCTGACCTTCCAGCATATGGGCATTACGGCGGCAGCGGCTATTCTCAATTTCGTGGTGATCACCGCGTCGCTTTCTGCCATCAATAGTGATGTGTTCGGCGTGGGCCGTATGCTGCACGGTATGGCAGAGCAGGGACAGGCACCGAAAATGTTCAGCAAGGTTTCGCGTCTGGGGACGCCGTGGGTCACTGTGCTGGTGATGATGGCGGCGCTGCTGGTGGCGGTTTACCTGAACTACATCATGCCGTCAAACGTGTTCCTGGTGATCGCGTCTCTGGCGACGTTCGCAACTGTCTGGGTGTGGATTATGATCCTGTTCTCCCAGATTGGTTTCCGTCGCAAGCTGAGCAAACAGCAGGTTAAAGAACTTGAGTTCCCGCTGCGTGGCGGTGTTTACACCTCCGTGTTCGGTATCATTTTCCTGGTGTTCATCATTGGCCTGATTGGTTACTTCCCGGATACCCGTATTTCGCTGTATGTCGGGATGGTTTGGGTTGTGGCGCTGCTGGTCGGTTATGCCTTTAAACTGCGCAATGACCGCAAAAAACAAGCGCTGGCGCTGAACAACAAAGCGTAA
- the queA gene encoding tRNA preQ1(34) S-adenosylmethionine ribosyltransferase-isomerase QueA: MRVADFSFELPESLIARYPQTQRSGCRLLSLDGPSGELTHGVFTDILDKIHPGDLLVFNNTRVIPARVFGRKVSGGKIEVLVERVLDSHRVLAHVRASKSPKPGAELLLGDKEDIKATMVARHDTLFELEFNEDRDVFTLLNEIGHMPLPPYIDRPDEDADRELYQTVYSERPGAVAAPTAGLHFDEPLMDALKAKGVEFAFVTLHVGAGTFQPVRVDTIEDHIMHAEYAEVPQEVVDAVLACKARGNKVVAVGTTSVRSLESAAKASEDALIAPFFGDTKIFIYPGYHYQVIDSLITNFHLPESTLIMLVSAFAGYKNTMNAYHQAVAEQYRFFSYGDAMFINRNPLAPQEVVGQ; this comes from the coding sequence ATGCGTGTTGCCGATTTTTCTTTTGAACTCCCTGAATCCCTGATTGCGCGCTATCCGCAGACCCAGCGCAGCGGCTGTCGTTTGTTGTCTCTGGACGGGCCTAGCGGTGAGTTAACGCACGGCGTGTTCACCGATATTCTCGATAAAATCCATCCCGGCGATTTGCTGGTATTTAACAATACCCGCGTGATCCCGGCCCGCGTGTTTGGCCGTAAGGTCAGCGGCGGAAAAATTGAAGTGCTGGTTGAGCGTGTGCTCGATTCGCACCGCGTTCTGGCGCATGTGCGTGCGTCCAAATCGCCAAAACCGGGCGCAGAACTGCTGCTTGGTGATAAAGAAGATATTAAAGCGACGATGGTGGCGCGCCACGATACGTTGTTCGAGCTGGAATTTAATGAAGATCGTGATGTCTTTACTCTGCTCAACGAAATCGGCCATATGCCGCTGCCGCCTTATATCGACCGTCCTGATGAAGATGCTGATCGTGAACTGTATCAGACCGTCTACAGCGAACGTCCGGGCGCGGTAGCTGCGCCAACCGCTGGCTTACATTTCGATGAGCCGCTGATGGATGCGCTGAAAGCCAAAGGTGTGGAGTTTGCTTTCGTCACACTGCACGTGGGCGCAGGGACTTTCCAGCCGGTTCGGGTGGACACCATTGAAGACCACATCATGCACGCTGAGTATGCCGAAGTGCCTCAGGAAGTCGTGGATGCGGTGCTGGCGTGTAAAGCGCGCGGCAATAAAGTGGTGGCCGTGGGCACAACGTCTGTGCGTTCGCTGGAAAGTGCGGCGAAGGCCAGTGAAGATGCATTGATTGCGCCATTCTTCGGCGATACCAAAATCTTCATCTATCCGGGTTATCACTATCAGGTGATTGATTCCCTGATTACCAATTTCCACCTGCCTGAATCGACGCTGATCATGCTGGTGTCGGCGTTTGCCGGCTATAAAAATACGATGAATGCCTATCATCAGGCCGTCGCAGAGCAGTACCGTTTCTTTAGTTATGGGGATGCGATGTTCATCAACCGTAACCCGCTGGCGCCGCAGGAAGTGGTCGGCCAGTAG
- the ggt gene encoding gamma-glutamyltransferase, with the protein MLRKSLIALALLTSFPLYAASSPAVEAKNGMVVTSQYLASQVGVDILKMGGNAIDAAVAVGYAQAVVNPCCGNIGGGGFMTVHLADGKDTFINFRETAPAAASANMYLDADGNVKKGASLYGYLAAGVPGTVLGLDTVQKEYGKLTRQQVMAPAIKLARQGFVLTRADTDILDTKVDRFKEDPEAARIFLRKDGSALQPGDKLVQTDLANTLESISKHGPDAFYKGKIPAAVEAASKKGGGILTAADFANYKVTEDAPITCSYRGYKFVSAPPPSSGGVTMCEILNIVEGYDIKSMGFNSAASIHVLTEAMRHAYMDRNTYLGDPEFVKNPIDRLISKSYSEEIRKKIVADKATPSTAVQPGMEPHEKPETTHYSIVDKMGNAVSTTYTINGLFGSVVIAPGTGFFLNDEMDDFTTKVGEKNLFGLVQGVKNAIAPGKRPLSSMSPSLVTKDGKTFMVLGSPGGSRIITITLQTALNVIDHGMPPQEAVNAPRIHHQWLPDEVYYEQRGVSQDSLNILQKMGYKMVEQTPWGAAELIMVGLPGAAGVTSATSGNDSAVSGKVREGYLYGANDVRRPAGAAIGY; encoded by the coding sequence ATGTTACGGAAATCACTCATCGCGCTGGCCTTACTGACCAGCTTCCCGCTGTATGCCGCGTCCAGTCCTGCGGTTGAAGCCAAAAACGGCATGGTTGTCACTTCGCAATATCTGGCCTCTCAGGTCGGTGTCGATATTCTAAAAATGGGCGGAAACGCCATTGATGCCGCCGTGGCCGTCGGCTACGCGCAGGCCGTCGTCAACCCATGTTGTGGCAATATCGGCGGCGGAGGCTTCATGACGGTGCATCTTGCTGATGGCAAGGACACTTTCATTAACTTCCGCGAAACCGCACCTGCCGCCGCCAGCGCCAATATGTATCTGGACGCCGACGGCAATGTGAAAAAAGGCGCCAGCCTGTACGGATATCTCGCGGCAGGTGTACCGGGCACAGTACTGGGCCTGGATACGGTGCAGAAGGAATACGGCAAACTGACGCGCCAGCAGGTGATGGCACCGGCGATTAAACTTGCCCGTCAGGGCTTTGTGCTGACCCGCGCCGATACCGATATTCTCGATACCAAGGTTGACCGCTTCAAAGAAGATCCTGAGGCAGCGCGCATTTTCCTGCGTAAAGACGGCAGCGCGCTACAGCCGGGCGATAAACTGGTTCAAACCGATTTAGCCAATACGCTGGAATCCATTTCAAAACACGGGCCGGATGCTTTCTATAAAGGCAAAATCCCGGCTGCTGTGGAAGCGGCCTCCAAAAAAGGCGGCGGTATCCTGACAGCGGCAGATTTCGCGAATTATAAAGTCACTGAAGACGCGCCGATCACCTGCAGCTATCGGGGCTATAAATTTGTTTCCGCACCGCCGCCGAGCTCCGGCGGCGTGACGATGTGTGAAATTCTCAACATCGTTGAGGGCTACGACATCAAGAGCATGGGCTTCAACTCAGCGGCGTCGATTCATGTCCTCACCGAAGCCATGCGCCATGCTTACATGGACCGCAATACCTATCTTGGCGATCCGGAATTTGTGAAAAACCCGATTGACCGCCTGATCAGCAAAAGCTACTCCGAAGAAATTCGTAAGAAAATAGTAGCAGATAAAGCCACGCCTTCCACAGCCGTTCAGCCGGGGATGGAACCGCACGAGAAACCGGAAACCACCCATTACTCTATCGTCGATAAAATGGGTAACGCCGTCTCTACCACTTACACCATTAATGGCCTGTTTGGCTCTGTGGTCATCGCGCCAGGAACCGGTTTCTTCCTTAATGATGAAATGGATGACTTCACCACCAAAGTCGGTGAGAAAAACCTCTTCGGCCTGGTGCAGGGCGTTAAAAACGCTATCGCCCCCGGTAAGCGCCCACTATCGTCTATGAGTCCGAGTTTAGTGACCAAAGACGGCAAAACCTTCATGGTTCTCGGCTCGCCGGGGGGTTCGCGCATCATCACCATCACTCTGCAAACAGCGCTGAATGTTATCGACCACGGTATGCCACCGCAGGAAGCGGTGAATGCGCCACGTATTCATCATCAATGGTTGCCGGATGAAGTCTATTACGAGCAGCGCGGCGTTTCACAGGACAGCCTGAACATTCTGCAGAAGATGGGTTACAAAATGGTGGAACAAACGCCGTGGGGTGCCGCAGAGCTGATTATGGTGGGATTACCGGGTGCCGCTGGCGTGACATCCGCGACCTCAGGTAATGACTCGGCAGTTTCAGGCAAGGTGCGCGAAGGTTATCTGTACGGCGCGAATGATGTGCGACGCCCAGCAGGTGCGGCCATCGGCTATTAA
- a CDS encoding ACP phosphodiesterase yields the protein MNFLAHLHLASLAQSSLTGNLLADFVRGNPDGQYSAEIVSGIRMHRRVDTMTDSLPEVKIARSYFREDFRRVAPITLDVVWDHFLSRHWDSIHPQQSLEDFLDGCQQEIEPQLPEMPERFQNLNAYLWPERWMERYAVLPFIGDVLRGMANRRPKLGALTGSFHDIELNYDALEQLFWQFYPVMMQQAKDRQI from the coding sequence ATGAATTTTCTCGCTCACCTCCATCTGGCCTCACTGGCCCAAAGCTCACTGACCGGCAACCTGCTGGCTGACTTCGTTCGCGGCAATCCTGACGGACAATATTCAGCTGAAATTGTCAGCGGGATCCGTATGCATCGCCGCGTAGATACCATGACCGATTCGCTGCCGGAAGTGAAAATTGCCCGCAGCTATTTTCGTGAAGATTTTCGCCGCGTCGCGCCCATCACGCTCGATGTGGTCTGGGATCATTTTCTCTCACGTCACTGGGACAGCATTCATCCTCAGCAGTCGCTGGAAGATTTTCTTGACGGCTGCCAGCAGGAAATCGAGCCACAGTTGCCTGAAATGCCGGAACGCTTCCAGAATCTGAATGCGTATTTATGGCCGGAACGCTGGATGGAACGTTATGCCGTGCTGCCTTTTATTGGCGACGTATTGCGAGGCATGGCTAACCGGCGGCCAAAGCTCGGCGCGCTGACCGGTTCCTTCCATGATATCGAGCTCAATTACGACGCCCTCGAACAGCTTTTTTGGCAGTTTTATCCGGTCATGATGCAACAGGCGAAAGACCGGCAAATCTGA